A single Patagioenas fasciata isolate bPatFas1 chromosome 29, bPatFas1.hap1, whole genome shotgun sequence DNA region contains:
- the LOC139825881 gene encoding uncharacterized protein, with product MSWRDSVPGKLPRQPSGPSTAGRAFGAVSHRLTPSQGQATASPNAPAPAANIAPLDAALLTMSALSDPLMTPPGNVESMARSLSRKFFKIFFRGWGVEIIMSHMSRAVLQESAVSRAAWATAACPGSALQDGWMPWAAAEAELVLLWGWQSVGGSGLARSAVAAAGLADPQRWKAWWDGGSCSSGVSCRIPWLCAPVPTVNKPSWLLGPVPVSWWSDPQQRCEHLPRSPVSHEEKQGRHALPGWCCADAVQVFVDASHDLWQLEETEVRMALPLECSHFLSCPFHPSLPPSCGFRFLRHQGLRGRDGGRNKA from the coding sequence ATGTCTTGGAGAGACTCCGTGCCTGGaaagctccccaggcagccatcAGGCCCCAGCACGGCAGGGAGGGCATTTGGAGCTGTCAGCCAccgcctgacccccagccaaggccaagccaccgCCTCCCCcaatgccccagccccagctgccaacaTTGCTCCTCTTGATGCTGCCCTGCTCACCATGTCAGCTCTTTCTGACCCACTGATGACGCCTCCGGGAAACGTGGAGTCTATGGCCAGGAGTCTTTCACGCAAGTTCTTTAAGATCTTCTTCAGAGGCTGGGGTGTGGAGATCATCATGTCCCACATGTCCAGGGCAGTCCTGCAGGAGAgcgctgtcagcagggcagcctgggccacagcagcgtgtccgggctcagcgctgcaggatggttggatgccctgggcagcagcagaggctgagctggtgctcctgtggggctggcagagcgtggggggctcagggctggctcgctcagctgtggctgctgcgggcctggctgacccccagcgctggaaagcgtggtgggatggagggtcctgctcctcgggggtgtcctgcaggattccttggctctgtgcccctgtccccacagtgaacaagccctcatggcttctggggccagtacctgtctcctGGTGGAGCGATCCTCAGCAGCGTTGTGAGCACCTCCCCAGGTCtcctgtcagccatgaggagaagcagggacgccacgctctgccgggctggtgctgtgctgatGCTGTCCAGGTTTTTGTGGATGCATCTCATGATCTTTGGCAGCTGGAGGAGACAGAGGTCAGGATGGCactgccactggagtgcagccactTCCTCAGCTGCCCCTTCCATCCCTCTCTGCCACCTTCGTGTGGCTTCAGATTCCTGAGACACCAGGGCTTgcgggggagggatggagggaggaacaaggcctga